The sequence ATATGACTGAGGCTAGTCACTGTCAttcagatttgcattttttttccaaaatgctcaaagctgatttttgtatttgtgtatttgctATGTAAAATCCTGAACAATTAGATTTCCAGCTGGCTAAGTGAAACACATGCACCACCGTGCACCCTGAGGAATAGCAGCATGTGCTGTGCCGGTCACCTGCCGCTTTGCAGGGACAGCAGGCGcactgctctgcccctgcagctgACTCTCAAACTGGTGCCAAGCATGACGCCTGCAGCTGAAGAACCCTTTTTGGCCCAAGGTAGACGGTAAACCCAAACACAGAAACCTGTTTGTTGCAGAACATTCcattttaaacaacattttctatgtggtcagaagaaaaaaaaaaaaaaggaaaaataattatatgtatatatttcctAGCATCTGAAATTTGACCACACCAGTTACAATTTTCAATGGATAGTaagttttctttgtatttgttttgtttaaactttttcTGGAAACGTGGCAGGGCACCCTTACCCACGTCCCATGGAAAAATGGGTGGCCCTAAGGCAGGTAGAGTAGGGTCAAGTCGCATGTTTGATTTTTGTCGTGATTGTTGCGTAGAAACATAGCTGAAGATTAGAGCTGAAGATAGTGAACATTGTGTAGAAACGTAGCCTTAAGTTTAGGCTCCACTGCAATGTTTTGTTCTGTAGTAGATATGCTGGttaaactgtttcttttaaaacatataaTACTGTATAATATCAGTACTGAGAAATCCAGTGAAAGCACTGGGCTCTTTGTTGCTGCACATCCTAAAACATGCTTATCAATTGCAAcagttcttcttttcttccacattaTACCTCACGCTTAAGGAGCTCAAATGTGTAACATATGCTCTCACATTATGTTTGTGATCAGCTGTAGTTAGTAAAACTTCAGGCAAGTTGTGCTTGGACAGAAATTGAACAGAAACGATTTAGCTTTATGTAAAAGCAACTTGATTTCCACAGTGTAGACTGTGTATCATCTCTGCCCACTTTCTCAGTGCAGTctcccttctgcttctgttttttgcCTCCGAGACCCAGAATGTCTTGTAAAGATCCTGTTAAGATGCAACCTGGGAGGAAGCACTGTTGTTATTAGTGTTACTTGGAATAGATGACTTCAAGACTCCAGTATGGCACGCTTCAACAACACTACTTTTAATCAGCTTTCTTAAACTACCCCAAAGAAACCACAAACAAATCAGCATCTTTCATAAATTAATTTGCAGTTGCATTATGGACTCAGGGCAACgtgcatgtttttaatattgctgAGTTAAAATGTCTTGgctacagcttttcttttgctgcaggAAGCGTTATTTTAATATTCCGATTAAGTAGAGATTACTTGTTTGATGGAAAAATTTTAAGTAGAATATGTCAAGCACTGTAGCAAGATTACAGAGGTTCAAAGCAttcactttgcattttgttaataTCATGTAATTCTTACTGGCACATATTGAGTTGAAACACCATAATGCATTTATGTCAGCATCGAtgttacagaatttaaaagagGCATTTCAGCAAGAAAGTATAATGTTTTTTAGATGGAGCTACAGTTCTGGAGCTACCCCAAGTTCTTTCTGGCCAATCACATACTGACGTATTTTTCTGACTAATATATTGATACTGTGAAcataaaaatgctgtgaaaatggTTTGATTGTGTACTTTAGAACTGTtccacattaattttaaaattaaatttaatgagTTTTAACTTACCACAAAACAATTAAactacacattttatttttgccttaatAGGAcaatggtgttttgttttctaagcgGAACCGTGCATCTAGCAAGATATTCATCCAGTCTGCTGGGGAGACAACTGTGTTCAGCCGGTTCAAATAAGCCAGTGTTGACTTTGTTCACCAAGGTAAAAGTAGTTTACAAAATAAAGCTAGGCAAGGCTGCATATATATCAGCTTTGATATATGTGAATCCCAGATGAAGCAGCTTGGCTTTTTGTGTAGTATTGGGCATTCTGCTTTGGGGATGTCTTTTACTCTAGGCTTTACAGCACACTCCTCTCACAAAGAAGTAGTTACAAGCAACAAATGGAGACTTCAAGACTGCTGAATCTCAGTGACACTATGGTCCATTTTCTAGTGGAAAATTGTTCTGTAACTACCAGTGTTTTATCCTGGAAATGGACATCACAGATGAGTTTTCATACCTAATCTGCTCAGGACAAGCATGAGCAGTCAAAGCAGGCTCTTCAAAGCACTCACGTTTAATTTCAGTGCTAACTGTGAGACTGTAAATATACCAAAGCAGTATTGATAGtgtatgaagaaaaagaaaattctgcttcactctctttttgcttttttggctCTGTAAAGCTAACaggaataaaatgcagaaaaagcttTGTCTGTGGCATGAGCAGTTATTCTTAAGCGTATGTCATGATCAGGAATGGTCATCTGTGAACTGTCACCTTCCACAAATTGTTATTAAGGGCCTACATTGTCTGCAGAGGTCTTCTTCACTTTTAGTCAGGATGGCACACTGCAGTCTGTGCTGCGTTTGTATGGTTCACATAGCCATTGGGGTCTTTGAGAGgagaaaagctaaaaatacaaagcactgAGAATGTTGAAATCAGTATGGAGGTATTCGTTGATGATGGATTTGATTAAAATGATTTCCTTCTCCTGCACAATGTTTGTTCAGTCCATCCCTAGCCATAAAGGAATGTTTAAACTATGTAATGTAggaatagattttttaaaaaaaaactttactaGTTGTTTCTTAATCAGTGGAATACATTCTTTAAGATGTATTATACTTTAAAGTTAAAGGtctcttctctccctgcctGATTCAGCATCAGTTCACTCACAGTCAGAATGTGATAAAGTAGGGAATAATGAGCTTAGCTTTGGGTTAATAATTGGAAAAAAGCTCTTTTGTATCATTTTGTGTCATAAAATTTTGAACTAGTAAAACTGTATCAAATCAAATTTTCTGGGAGCAGAGTTCAAGTAGTTCTCTAAACTGACCTCTTTTGTTGAacatctttttaatgtaaaatgtttttcatgtctGATATTACTGGCAGatgcaaagcaaaatgcagacTGCTTTAAATTTAGTCAGCACTCTTAGTTAATGCTACTTAACTACATTTTTCgttcctttgtatttttaagaataaggaggaaaaggcaggagAGAGTTATGGCTTCTGTGACCTCTTCAAACTGGTAGATGCTAGCACTGCCAAATGGTTTCCCCCCTCACGGACTCCGTTTATGCCAAGACACATGTATTCATATAACAACTGCTCCaggattaaggaaaaaaagaacacttttttttttttttttcaagattacTGTAAGTCAGATCAGTTCTGCCGTCTAGCTTTACTTGCAGCTTTATGAGTACTTACGCCAGCACAAAAGAAGCAGTGGCAGGAAAATGGGCTTGCTTCGTTCATCAGTGCCAGCTTAAAATGAGCACAAAACTTCGGTCTAAATATGCAGCATAAATGAGAATTATCTGTAGAAATAAAACTCTGTCTTCCACCATGTGTACGTTCTAACAGATTTAGCTAACAGCCCAACAGTGGTCACTTTAGGAAGGGATTTTTACTACCTCAGCAATAGGAGTCCCACTTGCCACTGTAATGTACCTCTCAGATGGGAGATTTTCTGAGACAGCTTCATCCAGGCAGCCCTTTTACAAATTAAGATAAAGTCATGGCAGAGACCTACTTTTGGGCACTCTTGTACTGAAAATGTGTAATAATATAAATGGacctttaaataaatttcactgTTCATTGAAATAGTTTACTGTCTGATTTTAAACCAGCTCCAATCTTGTTAGTGCCACGTAGTGCTAAGGGTTGTCAACAAAGTAAGAGTAAAAGCATATTCTTTGCTAAGAGTcaacttattttttcaaatgcttttgtgtGACTGTTAGAATACTTTCCACAAACCCAGGAGAACCGTGTACATCCTACTCTCACTGTAAGGAGCCTGACACTTTACAAAACAGGTTTTTGGGGCATTTGTCTCCGTCACTGATACATACCTTTGAGTCTTTAATATATCAGTCcctgcaaaagcagcaagaacTAGCAGGAATACAGGACTGTTGAACTTTGGCATCTTGCATAGGTTTTCAGAGTGTAAGGATTTGTCTGTGTATGAAAGACAGCTTAGATCAGATGTGAATTAAAAGTAGAGTACTTAATCCAAATTAATTCACACATGGGAAATAAGAAATAACTATTTCAGATTAACTCTGTGTGTAAAGAAGATTTTAAGTTGAAGGGAGAGAAGTAAATACTTCCCAGCTGTGAGTGGTATTTCATGGCAGAGGGATGGAGCCACCATACTCGCCACTGTATACTTTGTTATGAGTTGTAGGCCAAATGCTGCTACTACTGAATGCTGAAGCAACATGCCTTCATGTTCTTCAGATATGCATTGCTCTAACAATCATGATGCATGATCAGCAAAAGACAGCTGTATAACTGTAGTGGAAGTCTAGGGAATTTTCAAAAAGGAGAGGTTTTCTTGGAAAATCTGACCCTGTCACAGgtcaaagctgttttccagttCACCTTGGTGGAGGTTCACTATCCTCCCAGCTGTGCAGGTTGGAAGCGATTGTGCTTAATTCCTATGAGGCAAACTCGGCCATGTTAttttaacttacttttttttttttttctgtttgaactgCCCCCAGTGACTTGATCTGAAGCAGACTAGGAGTTAGTCATGGTGACTCCCTCATTCCCCTTCATGACAAGAGCAGTACCAGCAGTTGTTTCCAGCTGGAGATGGCAATGCTTTCAATACCCGTTGCTGCTGAAGtatactgggggggggggggggggggggggggggggatacgACACCTAAACTGTGCCCTTTGCTTTTAGAATAGCAGTTGAAAACTGTTAATTTGTACcatgagaaaaataacagtgaatGTATAAATTTTGTGGGTGAAGCAAGagaagtttttcatttcatccATTCTGCACCGGTAAAGATTTAGAAGCAGTAAGACATAggagagaaatgggagaggGAACCCACATTTACAGTAATAACCACTCCTGTCTGTTATGTCACTTGACGCTATAAATGATCTGTGTGTTCTACTGCATGCTTTAAGATGGtctgaatgttttcctttagaaaCCTTGCCCTCTCTGTGATGAAGCAAAAGAAGTGCTCGAGCCATATAAGAGAAGGGTAATGTATTGTAATACTGTACAGTTCATATACAGAAAGAATAGCTAATCAGGATTctttctttgtgaaagaaaattgcTTGGATTTATTTGCATCCAGTATTCTTTCATGGGTGACCTCTTCAAGACAATTTCAGCACTGATTTCCATAAAACTCATTatccaaaaacattttgcagcaaTGCTACTCTAATATCTATTGGCAAACTAAACCAACATACACTTAATTGCAAAAGTTTTTAGAACCACTGTGTTTATAAATACTATTTCCCTTGCTAATAGAGGAGTTTGCAACTCTTATGAGGCATGTAATGATATCATTCGGGAAGGATGTTGGTATTGATGCAGGGCTTCAAATATTTGAACTATATTTGTTAcagcttttgctgttcttcaaccaagttttgatgtctttcttgaaAGAAGAAGTTGTTAGTAGCAACATTAAAGAGGTATTGCACTCTGCAGCTTAACATGAAGCTATTGTGTTTCCAGCTGTATGTTTGTTGTAGGTAATGCTCAAAGGAGAGTGGTTCTGCACAGGGATTCAAAAATGCCTTGCTGGACTAAAGCAAGAGTCGTTTGCAGATACCCAGCCAAAGACTGTGGCTGCTTATTTTTTGCACCCACAAAATGGGCAATTGTCTGCGACTTGGAAGAATAAATCCAAAAGCACAATGAACACAGTGCATTTCTGAGAAAGAATCTTGATCAAAAGACAATCAGatattgtttttcagtgtttagtATGTACTAACATATTTCGTTTCCGTCATAGTTTATTTTGCAGGAGGTGGATATTACCCTTCCAGAGAACTCTGCATGGTACGATAAGTACAAATATGACATacctgttttccatttaaatggaAAGTTCCTAATGAAGCATCGAGTAGACATTCAAAAGTTTGAAGACCAGCTTTCAAAGCTGGAGTTGCATAATGACGGAAACcattgaagaaaatgaaactgttctCATGTGATTCTGAAAGGACTGTGCAAAATAAATGGCATGAATAAAACTGTGTTAATTATCTGGCCTTACTTTTATTAGAACTTAAGGTACTCCTGTCctaaaaaaaatggagtgacttatattgtattttgtattaGTCAACCATACACGTAGCCCCACTAGCAGCCTTTACTGTGCCTACTGCATCTGCTGTTATCCTGGACTGGCTTTTCAttgacaaaataaatgttgctcCCTAGCagcagataaaatgaaatatgcattGAAATTGTTAGTACATGCAAGTTGCAAGTCTTTAAGAGGCATGAAGAAATTGAGGAGTGTATCCTAAATGCTGATTTTGAAATGAGGAAGAGGGCTGTAAATGTACTGTAAATGAAAAGGACATCTGATTAAGGACAGCACACTCTCAGTGAAACAGTCATACCTCTAGAACAATCAGCACAATTTGATATAGCTCTTATGCATATGCGAACACCaaatggtttattttccttctcgTGGGATGAATGTGTTGCACTTAAGTCTATTGTATCTACTACAGCAAGCTTTTGGCTTAGTATTTGAATTACTCCCGGTCacttctgagaaagaaataagaaaaataaagtgtaataCAGCCAAAAGAAGCAAATCTGTAATGAAAACAACATTTGTTAACTCCAAACTAATTTCTACTAGTGCCACTGACTTCAGACTATAAAATGGAAGCAAGAAACCCAAagagtttctttaaaattttcctaGCCTAAGACAATGGGAATTCTCACTTACATTCCAATTACATTCTAAAACAAAAGCCATGCTAATACActgtcttctgctctgcttaGGGATGCTTGTGGCGTAATTCTCCATCATTACAAACCCAGTGAGCAGAGAAAACTTGTTTCTCTAATTGTGTTATGGGAACAGTGGTTGGGCCTCTGGGCAAGAGTTCTGTGGTAATTCAGTCCAGTCTTTATGTTTTCTGACAGAAAGGAATCACATTTAGTTTCACTCTGCAACACAACTGCAAATCCATTTATCATTTGGCAACAACATCCTTTTATGGAGGGGTGCTGCAGTTCTGTTAGTGCATTATTGGtgatgaaaaaatgtaaagtggACAGACAGAATGCCTAAGTTAAATGTCAGGAGCAGGAGAAAGGCAAATTAATAAGTCAACTGTTCTAAGCTGAATAGTCTGTAATATACACCGAAGAAAGCTCTACTTAAGCTCTACTTAATAGAACTTCCTAAACAGAAGCTAATCCATACCTGCTG comes from Cygnus atratus isolate AKBS03 ecotype Queensland, Australia chromosome Z, CAtr_DNAZoo_HiC_assembly, whole genome shotgun sequence and encodes:
- the CZH5orf63 gene encoding glutaredoxin-like protein C5orf63 homolog yields the protein MGAARDGSPGAASRRRPSGAMPLRLPPGRGLSSLAGRARSGAGLAARRSPAARTMVFCFLSGTVHLARYSSSLLGRQLCSAGSNKPVLTLFTKKPCPLCDEAKEVLEPYKRRFILQEVDITLPENSAWYDKYKYDIPVFHLNGKFLMKHRVDIQKFEDQLSKLELHNDGNH